A single genomic interval of Nitrospira sp. harbors:
- a CDS encoding MlaD family protein codes for MSEKANYFKIGVFILSAVTITVIAIVVLGGGQWLKPVVHWETYFDESVQGLAVGSPIKYRGVQMGTVEAIDFVGDVYGPELDTTNRLRYGRYVRITGSASHVTPHLSREEQEAAKASTIVAGLRVRLASQGVTGVVYLEADYLDPQQYPALEVPWKPQAAYLPSAPSTVSVLGAALHTIARDLEKADIHTIAGHLDGLVLETTKFVKDTNVQALSSQTGRVLAELERIAQQGRRVMERPELTTIVSDAARTMEGAKTLVMELSQISKQIKIASDRFPDASNRLEKSVRRVDTLLANKSQDIEETIENLRVVSANLRELTDNAKRYPAQVFLGEPPPKVGPAKR; via the coding sequence ATGAGCGAGAAGGCGAACTATTTCAAGATCGGAGTCTTCATTCTATCGGCCGTGACCATCACGGTCATCGCGATCGTCGTGCTGGGTGGAGGCCAATGGCTCAAGCCCGTCGTGCATTGGGAAACTTATTTCGACGAATCGGTCCAGGGCCTTGCCGTTGGCTCGCCGATCAAGTATCGAGGCGTGCAGATGGGCACGGTCGAAGCCATCGATTTCGTGGGCGATGTCTATGGGCCGGAACTCGATACAACGAACCGATTGCGGTACGGTCGCTATGTGCGCATCACCGGGTCGGCCTCGCATGTCACTCCACATCTTTCCCGGGAAGAACAAGAGGCGGCGAAAGCCAGCACCATTGTCGCGGGCCTTCGGGTCCGGCTGGCTTCACAGGGCGTGACTGGAGTGGTCTACCTGGAAGCTGATTACCTAGATCCGCAGCAGTATCCGGCATTAGAAGTGCCGTGGAAACCTCAAGCTGCGTACCTGCCTTCCGCTCCGAGCACGGTGAGTGTATTGGGCGCCGCTCTCCATACGATAGCCAGAGATCTGGAAAAAGCCGACATCCACACAATAGCCGGACATCTCGATGGCCTTGTGCTGGAAACGACAAAATTTGTCAAGGACACAAATGTGCAGGCATTGAGCAGCCAGACGGGACGAGTGCTGGCAGAGCTGGAGAGGATCGCTCAGCAAGGTCGCCGGGTTATGGAGCGCCCCGAGTTGACAACCATCGTGTCGGATGCAGCCCGCACGATGGAAGGGGCAAAAACCCTGGTCATGGAATTGTCACAGATTTCCAAACAGATCAAGATCGCGTCCGACAGGTTCCCGGATGCCTCGAACCGGTTAGAGAAGAGCGTCCGGCGAGTAGACACGCTGCTCGCAAATAAAAGTCAAGATATCGAAGAGACGATAGAGAATCTTCGAGTGGTTTCAGCAAACCTCCGGGAGTTGACCGACAACGCGAAACGATACCCGGCTCAGGTGTTCTTGGGCGAACCTCCGCCAAAAGTAGGACCAGCAAAACGCTAA
- a CDS encoding ATP-binding cassette domain-containing protein has protein sequence MPTREQSIIQVQHFTAAYHRSVIIDDVSFDVYHGEVFAILGGSGSGKSTLLKHMIGLYQPAAGHIFIGGKDIVTAEGDERTNILKSIGVTYQMGALFGSMTLLENVRLPLEEYTDLPSEAMDLIARMKLKLVGLETFLDYLPSELSGGMQKRAAIARAMALDPHILFLDEPSAGLDPITSAELDRLILGLARNLGITFVVVTHELPSIYTIADRVVMLDKRVKKIVATGRPQDLRDQASDPWVRQFLNPGLSEALTGERAGEEP, from the coding sequence ATGCCGACAAGAGAACAGTCCATTATTCAGGTGCAGCACTTCACCGCTGCGTACCATCGTTCGGTGATTATCGACGACGTGTCCTTTGACGTGTATCACGGCGAGGTCTTTGCCATTCTGGGCGGGTCCGGCAGTGGAAAGAGCACATTGCTGAAGCACATGATCGGCCTCTACCAGCCCGCGGCCGGGCATATCTTCATCGGCGGGAAGGACATCGTGACGGCCGAGGGAGATGAGCGCACCAATATTCTCAAGAGCATTGGGGTTACGTATCAGATGGGCGCCCTGTTCGGTTCCATGACCCTGTTGGAAAATGTCCGGCTGCCTTTGGAGGAATATACGGACCTCCCGTCTGAAGCTATGGATCTGATCGCCCGCATGAAACTCAAATTGGTAGGACTGGAAACGTTCCTGGATTATCTGCCGTCCGAACTCAGCGGTGGCATGCAAAAACGTGCGGCCATCGCGCGCGCCATGGCGCTTGACCCGCACATTCTGTTTCTTGATGAACCGTCCGCCGGGCTTGACCCGATTACCTCGGCGGAACTGGACCGATTGATTCTCGGCCTGGCACGAAATCTCGGGATCACCTTTGTCGTCGTCACGCATGAGCTGCCGAGCATTTACACCATCGCTGATCGCGTGGTCATGCTGGACAAGCGGGTCAAAAAGATCGTGGCCACCGGACGACCCCAGGACCTGCGCGATCAGGCCAGCGATCCCTGGGTGCGCCAGTTTCTCAATCCCGGCCTGTCGGAAGCGCTCACCGGGGAACGCGCAGGTGAAGAGCCATGA
- a CDS encoding MlaE family lipid ABC transporter permease subunit, whose product MVKGTPAAEASLNSLDARRSSDGNTLTFIMTGRWDSDTTGEWWQRGQQILTQGKPRRLVIDASGVSYCDGAGVAFLIDLQQLQIRAGGDAAIQGLQEEFRRLLDIYGHISIERPPGRRREPLSIIEQVGKAAVVLWQDFRALLTFVGELAVTLLRAARHPSLVRWRDAWLAVEQAGVDAFPIIALIGILLGLILAFQSAMPMRRFGADIFVADLLGLAMLREMGPLITAIILAGRSGSAFAAELGTMKVREEIDALSTMGLEPVRFLVLPRVLAAVAVTPLLTMFANLFGLIGGAVVMRSLGFPLVTYINQILSAVTITDLAGGLVKSLVYGIVVAAIGCLRGLQTASGASAVGQSTTSAVVSGIVLIAIVDGVFAVLFYSLGL is encoded by the coding sequence ATGGTGAAGGGAACACCAGCAGCAGAGGCGTCTCTCAATTCGCTGGATGCGCGCCGCTCGAGCGACGGCAACACGCTCACGTTCATCATGACGGGACGCTGGGATTCGGACACGACCGGGGAGTGGTGGCAGCGAGGCCAACAGATCCTGACACAAGGGAAACCACGCCGACTCGTGATCGATGCGTCGGGGGTGAGCTATTGTGACGGCGCTGGGGTGGCGTTCCTGATCGATCTTCAGCAGTTGCAGATCCGCGCCGGCGGCGATGCCGCCATTCAAGGGCTGCAGGAGGAATTCCGGCGCCTTCTGGACATCTATGGGCACATCTCAATAGAGCGTCCACCGGGCCGGCGCCGTGAGCCGCTTTCGATCATTGAGCAGGTTGGAAAGGCGGCGGTCGTACTGTGGCAGGACTTCCGGGCCCTCCTGACCTTCGTCGGTGAGCTGGCGGTAACGCTGCTTCGCGCCGCTCGTCATCCGAGTCTTGTCCGTTGGCGGGATGCCTGGCTTGCGGTGGAGCAGGCCGGAGTCGATGCGTTCCCCATCATTGCGCTGATCGGAATTCTGCTGGGACTCATCTTGGCGTTTCAGTCGGCCATGCCGATGCGCCGGTTCGGGGCGGACATTTTCGTGGCCGATCTCCTGGGATTGGCGATGCTCCGCGAGATGGGACCCTTGATCACCGCGATTATCCTAGCCGGCCGGTCCGGCTCGGCGTTTGCCGCAGAACTGGGAACCATGAAAGTCAGGGAAGAGATCGATGCGCTGAGTACGATGGGGCTTGAGCCGGTTAGGTTCCTCGTCCTGCCGCGGGTCCTGGCGGCGGTGGCCGTGACCCCGCTCCTCACCATGTTCGCGAATCTCTTCGGATTGATCGGAGGAGCGGTGGTGATGCGGTCGCTCGGCTTTCCGTTGGTGACCTACATCAACCAGATTCTGTCGGCGGTGACCATTACCGACCTCGCCGGCGGGCTGGTCAAATCCCTGGTCTATGGCATCGTCGTGGCTGCGATCGGCTGCTTGCGCGGGCTGCAGACGGCGAGCGGCGCGAGCGCGGTCGGTCAATCGACCACAAGCGCGGTCGTCAGCGGCATCGTCTTGATCGCGATTGTGGACGGCGTCTTCGCCGTCCTCTTCTACTCATTGGGACTGTAA